catcagaagcagtaacagcagcatcaacagaagcagcagtaacaacaacgataacaacagaaGCAGTAACATCAGCAATggaagcaacagcagcagcaacagaagcACAAGAGgcagtaacagcagcaacaacagaagctgcagcagaagcaacagcagcagcagtaggagcCGCAACAGAAGCATcagaagcagtagcagcagcagaaacAACAATAGAGGCAGCAGAAGCAGTAACAGCAGCAAAGGAAGTAACAGAAGCAGCAGAACCAGCAGCCGCAGTAACAGCAGCCGCAGTAGCAGcaccaacagcaacagaagcagcagaaAGACCCgcaacagaagcagcagcaacagaagcagcagaaAGACCCgcaacagaagcagcagcagcaacagaagcACCAACAGCAACAGAACCACCAGCAGCAGAAAGACCCgcaacagaagcagcagcagcaacagaagcACCAACAGCAACAGATGCAGCAGCAGAAAGACCCgcaacagaagcagcagcagaaagaCCCGCAACAGaaccaccagcagcagcagcaacagaagcACCAACAGCAACAGATACAGCAGAAAGAGCCgcaacagaagcagcagcaacagaagCACCAACAGCAACAGATACAGCAGAAAGAGCCGCAACAGAGGCAGCAGCAGAAAGACTCgcaacagaagcagcagcagaaagacccgcaacagcagcagcagcaacagaacCAGCAGCAGAAAGACCCGctacagaagcagcagcagcagaaagacccgcaacagcagcagcagcagcagcagcagaaagacCCGCAacaacagaagcagcagcagaaagacccgcaacaacagcagcagcagcagaaacacCCGCAACAGCAACAGATACAGCAGAAACACccgcaacagcagcagcagacaAAACCACCGGGGCCGCGCGCACAGCAAGGCAGCAGCAGCAAGTCTGGGTAACTAAGCCCGGGTCGCCGCAAGCTTCCCCGCCTCTTTTGACATGACGTAACCagcatctcttccccttccgctaACGAGAGAACATGCATGGCCATTGCTAcgagggggttgggggacgggaggggaggatgaggggtggggttggggggaaggggggttggaggacgggaggggttggaggagggagaggggaggagaagggaggggttgaaggagggggttggaggagggggtgcttgggggaggaggttggagaagaggaggaggagggggtgttggggggaggggttggaggggggggctggagaagaggaggaaaaggggaagttggaggaggagaggagagggacggaatggaggggaaggaagggggttggagaagagaatggaggggaagggaggaaaagaagagaagggaggggtcagaggaggggaggagaagggatggattggaggggaagggagggcttggaggagaagagaagggagggtttaaaggagagaaggagaaagaagaagggttggaggagaggagaaaggaaaaaaaggcgaggaagagtgagggaaaatgttaaggagggaaggaaggttgagAAGGCGCAACGTtgcgaaaggaagggaaagaggaacgacgaagaagaaaaaggagggaaatgagagcaagaagagagaaagagagaaaataaaagagacagacagacagacaagaatgcAGACAAATTgactaagagaagaaaagagaataagagaaacagcTGACAGAGAGAtcgaaggaatgagggaaggaaagaaggccgagaaaagagggaggaaagttaacgaaaaaaaacaagaaaaattaaaaaggagaaaagagaaaaggaagaggatgagggggaaagagaaagggaaagaaaagggagag
This DNA window, taken from Penaeus vannamei isolate JL-2024 unplaced genomic scaffold, ASM4276789v1 unanchor5272, whole genome shotgun sequence, encodes the following:
- the LOC138861409 gene encoding putative cyclin-dependent serine/threonine-protein kinase DDB_G0272797/DDB_G0274007, producing MTGATEVRKSRRKRARDGGEEKESDSRSSSSGGNRSTRGSISNNRSNSSNRSTRSSNSSNGSNSSNNRSTRSSNSNSGTEVQETVTVTEAAAAAKTSEAVTAASTEAAVTTTITTEAVTSAMEATAAATEAQEAVTAATTEAAAEATAAAVGAATEASEAVAAAETTIEAAEAVTAAKEVTEAAEPAAAQQKQQKDPQQKQQQQKQQKDPQQKQQQQQKHQQQQNHQQQKDPQQKQQQQQKHQQQQMQQQKDPQQKQQQKDPQQNHQQQQQQKHQQQQIQQKEPQQKQQQQKHQQQQIQQKEPQQRQQQKDSQQKQQQKDPQQQQQQQNQQQKDPLQKQQQQKDPQQQQQQQQQKDPQQQKQQQKDPQQQQQQQKHPQQQQIQQKHPQQQQQTKPPGPRAQQGSSSKSG